The sequence GATTTCAGGGCCTTGGGAGGCAGCTCTTCGGTGCCCAGTTCTACCAGGAAATCTTGTGCACTCATTCTTGAGCCTCCAGCTTGGCCAGTACTTCGTCACGCAGTTCGGGAGTGGCCATGGGGAAGCCAAGGCGCGCGCGCGCCTGCAGGTAGCTTTGCGCCACGGCGCGGGCCAGGGTGCGCACGCGCAGGATGTAGCGCTGGCGCTCGGTCACCGAGATGGCGCGACGGGCGTCCAGCAGGTTGAAGGTGTGGGAGGCCTTGAGGACCATTTCGTAGGTCGGCAGCGGCAGCTCCAGCTCGATCAGGCGATTGGCCTCGCTCTCGTAGAAGTCGAAGAGCTCGAACAGCTTCGGCACGTTGGCGTGCTCGAAGTTGTAGGTGGACTGCTCCACTTCGTTCTGGTGGAACACGTCGCCGTAGCTGACCTTGCCGAAGGGACCGTCGGCCCAGACCAGGTCGTACACCGAATCGACACCCTGGATGTACATGGCCAGGCGTTCCAGGCCGTAGGTGATCTCGCCGGTGACCGGGTAGCACTCGATGCCGCCCACCTGCTGGAAGTAGGTGAACTGGGTGACTTCCATGCCGTTCAGCCAGATTTCCCAGCCCAGGCCCCAGGCGCCGAGGGTCGGCGATTCCCAGTTGTCTTCGACGAAGCGGATGTCGTGCACCAGCGGGTCGATGCCGATGGCTTTCAGCGAGCCGAGGTACAGCTCCTGGAAGTTCTCCGGGTTGGGCTTGAGGACCACCTGGAACTGGTAGTAGTGCTGCAGGCGGTTGGGGTTTTCGCCGTAGCGGCCGTCAGTCGGACGGCGGGACGGCTGCACGTAGGCGGCGTTCCAGGTTTCCGGGCCGATGGCGCGGAGGAAGGTGGCGGTGTGGAAGGTACCGGCGCCCACTTCCATGTCGTAGGGCTGGAGCACCACGCAGCCCTGCTCGGCCCAGTACTGCTGGAGGGCTAGGATCAGGTCCTGGAAGGTGCGCACGGCAGGCTTGGTCTGGCTCACGAAATTTACCTGTGCTGAGGCTGCGACAAAGCCGGGGAGTATACCCGATCGAATCCCGTCAAACCCAGCAACCACGAGTGTTTCGCTGTAGGCCGGGGCGGAAGTGCGAATCACCCTACAGCCGGGCCGGACGGCGCCCACCGGGTAACGTCGATCACTTCGATACTGGTTTTTCATACAGTGTCGTAGCTATAGTCTCACCTCTTCCCATGACCCAGGATGGACATGCCATGGCCCGTTGCTTCTGGTGCAATGACGACCCGCTCTACATCGCCTACCACGACACCGAATGGGGGGTGCCGCTGCGGGACCCCGCGGCGCTCTTCGAGCTGCTGCTGCTGGAAGGTTTCCAGGCCGGCCTGTCCTGGATCACCGTGCTGAAGAAGCGCCAGCGCTACCGCGAAGTGCTGTTCGGCTTCGACCCCAAGCGCCTGGCGGTGATGAGCGACGAGGAGATCGAGAAGCTGATGCAGGACCCGGGCATCGTGCGCAACCTGCTCAAACTCAAGGCCGCGCGGACCAACGCCCAGGCCTGGCTGCGCCAGGAGGACCCGGTGGCGCTGCTCTGGTCGTTCGTCGGTGGCAAGCCCAAGGTCAACCACTTCAGCGGCCGTGGCGACGTCCCGGCGGTCACCGCCGAGGCCGAAGCCATGAGCCGCGCCCTGAAGAAGGCCGGTTTCACCTTCGTCGGCCCGACCATCTGCTACGCCTTCATGCAGGCTTCCGGCATGGTCATGGACCACACCACGGACTGCGATCGCTACCGCGAACTCACGTCGGGGTAGAATGCGCGCTTTCGAATATCCTGGAGTTGCCTGTGGATAAGTTGAAAGGTGCGCTGATTGTCGGTTTCCTGCGCCTCTTCGCCATGTTGCCGTGGCGCGCCGTGCAAGCGGTCGGCGCGGCCATCGGCTGGCTGATGTGGAAATTGCCGAACCGTTCCCGCGACGTGGTGCGGATCAACCTGTCCAAGTGCTTCCCCGAGTGGTCGCCGGCCGAGCTGGACGCCCGGGTGGGCCAGAGCCTGCAGGACATCGGCAAGACCTTCACCGAAAGCGCGTGCGCCTGGATCTGGCCGGCGGAGAAGTCCATCGGCCTGGTGCGCGAGGTGGAAGGCCTGGAGGTGCTGCGCGAGGCCCTGGCCAGCGGCAAGGGCGTGGTGGGCATCACCAGCCACCTGGGTAACTGGGAAGTGCTCAACCACTTCTACTGCGCCCAGTGCAAACCCATCATTTTCTACCGCCCGCCGAAGCTGAAGGCCGTGGACGACCTGCTGCAGAAACAGCGCGTGCAGCTCGGCAACCGCGTCGCGCCGTCCACCAAGGAAGGCATCCTCAGCGTCATCAAGGAAGTGCGCAAGGGCGGTGCCGTGGGGATTCCCGCCGACCCCGAGCCGAGCCTCTCGGCTGGCGTGTTCGTGCCCTTCCTCGGCACCCTGGCGCTGACCAGCAAGTTCGTCCCCGGCATGCTCGCCGGCGGCAAGGCCCGTGGGGTGTTCCTCCATGCCCTGCGCCTGCCCGACGGTTCGGGCTTCAAGGTGATCCTCGAAGCCGCACCGGAAGGCATGTACAGCGAGAACGTCGAAGAGGGCGTCGCCGCCATGAGCCAGGTGGTGGAGAAATACGTGCGGGCCTACCCGACCCAGTACATGTGGAGCATGAAACGCTTCAAGAAGCGCCCCGAGGGCGAGAAAAAGTGGTATTGACGAGGAAGGCGCCGGTAGGCGCCTTTTTCACGTCTTGCTTGCCGTCCCTTGTGCCAAATCGCGATAAGCCGTATTAACGTCGGCAGCTAAATCCGCTCAGGACGATGGGATCACATGGCGAACCAGCGGCAATATCCACGAACTCCGATGCGATGCAGGATCAAGATCAGCCACCCGAACTTCGGCGAGCTGATCGCCCAGACCCGCGACCTGTCCGATGGCGGCGTGTATGTCCGGCACCCTGACCTGGCCGCCCTGCCCGTCGGCAGCATCGTCCGTGGCCAGGTGCAGGACCTGCCCATGGAGGCGCCGATCCTGGAAATGGAAGTGATGCGGGTGGACGCCGAAGGCGCCGGCCTGCGTTTCCTCGCGTCCTGATCTCGGCGTTGCCCCCGCGCGGTTATCCGGTCGGGGGCAGCGGTTTCTCAGCTCAGGGTGTAGCCGGCGTCCACCACCAGGTCCTGGCCGTGCAGGCCGCGCGCTGCCTGGGAGAGCAGGAAGAGAATGGCATCGGCCACCGCGCCGGGTTCGAGGAAGCGGCCCCCCAGCAAGCGCTGGCTGACGCTGCCGGCGACCGCCGCAAGTGCTTCATCCGCCAGGCCCAGGCTGGACCATATGGAGGTGTCGGTGGGGCCGGGCGACACCATGTTCAGGCGTACGCCACGGGGCGCCATCTCCACCGCCAGGGTGCGCATGTGGGCTTTCAGCGCGGCCTTCGACGCGATGTAGGCGGCGAGGCCCGGAAAGCTCACCTGGGAGAGGAAGGTGCCGATGAACACCACCGAGGCGGGCGCCGCCAACTGGTTTTCGAGGGCCGCCAGGGTATCCAGGGCGCCGGCGCCGTTGACCGCCCACTGCCCGTCGAAGGCCGAGGTTTCCAGGCCGTCCGCGAGGCGTGCGATGCCTGCGTTGGGTACGACGAAATCCACCGGGCCGAAATCCCGCGCCAATTGGGCCAGCGCGGCGCGATCGGCGGGCTGGGTGACATCGCCGGCTTGCCACTGCAATTGATCGCCGAAGCGCGGCTGCAGCGCCGCCAGTTCGCCCTGGCCCCGGCTCATGGCCAGGACGCGGGCACCGCGCTCCAGCAGACGCTCGACCACGGCCAGGCCGATACCGGAGCTGGCGCCGGTGACCACGGCCAGGCGATTCTCGAATTCGTGTTGTGACATGGCACTTTCCTGTTCCAGAAGAGAGGTAGTCGCGGCATTGGCGCGACGCGAGCCTCGTGGAACAAGAAACGGGCCAGAAAATCAGCCCTTATGAATCAATGCCTTGGAAAATACTGTGGTCCATATGACTGCTTTTGATGGAGTCATAAGGACGCGCAAGGCTGTCAATCCGACCGGGTCAGGTCGAAGCGGCGTCGCGCTTGTCCAGGCGCTTGAGGAACACCGTCATCTCCTTCTCCGCCTGCTTGTCGCCATGGGCCTGGGCGGCCGCCAGGCCATCGGTCCAGGCCGCGCGGGCGGCGGCGTGGTCGCCCTGGGTTTCCAGGGCCTTGCCCAGCAGCTTCCAGGCGGCGGAATACTTCGGGTCCTGCTCCACGCAGCGCCGCAGGTGCTCGGCAGCCTTGGCGGCGTCGCCCTGGTCGAGGTAGCCCTTGCCAAGGCCGAAGCGCAGCAGGGCGTTGTCCACGCCCTTGGCCAGCATCTTTTCCAGTCCTTCGAGCATCTCGCACTCCTCTATCAGAAGAAGGTCAGGCCCACCTGGAACAACCGCTCGGCATCGCGGATGTACTTCTTGTCCACCAGGAACAGGATCACATGGTCGCCGGATTCGATCACGGTGTCGTCGTGGGCGATCAGCACTTCCTCGTCGCGGATGATGGCGCCGATGGTGGTGCCCGGCGGCAGGACGATGTCCTCGATCATCTTGCCCACCACCTTGCTCGACTTGGCGTCGCCGTGGGCGATGGCTTCGATGGCCTCGGCCGCGCCACGACGCAGGGAGTGCACGCTGACGATGTCGCCGCGGCGCACGTGGGTCAGCAGGGTGCCGATGGTCGCCAGCTGCGGGCTGATGGCGATGTCGATGTCGCCGCCCTGCACCAGGTCCACGTAGGCCGGGTTGTTGATGATGGTCATCACCTTGCGCGCGCCCAGGCGCTTGGCCAGCAGCGAGGACATGATGTTGGCCTCGTCGTCGTTGGTCAGGGCCAGGAAGATGTCGGCATCGTTGATGTTCTCTTCCACCAGCAGGTCGCGGTCGGAGGCGCTGCCCTGCAGCACGATGGTGCTGTCGAGGACTTCCGAGAGATGGCGGCAGCGCGCCGGGTTCATCTCGATGATCTTCACCTGGTAGCGGCTCTCGATGGCCTCGGCCAGGCGTTCGCCGATATGCCCGCCGCCGGCGATCACCACGCGCTTGTAGTTGTCTTCCAGGCGGCGCAGCTCACTCATCACGGCGCGGATGTGCGCCTTGGCGGCGATGAAGAACACTTCGTCGTCGGCCTCGATCACGGTATCGCCCTTGGGCAGGATCGGCCGGTTGCGGCGGAAGATGGCCGCCACGCGGGTATCCACGTTGGGCATGTGCTCGCGGATCTGGCGCAGTTCCTGGCCCACCAGCGGGCCGCCGTAGTAGGCCTTGACGCCTACCAGCTGGGCCTTGCCCTCGGCGAAGTCGATCACCTGCAGGGCGCCGGGGTACTCGATCAGGCGCTTGATGTAGTTGGTGACCACCTGCTCGGGGCTGATCAGCACGTCCACCGGGATGGCTTCGTTGTCGAACAGGCCGGTGCGGGTCAGGTAGGCCGCTTCGCGCACCCGGGCGAT is a genomic window of Pseudomonas resinovorans NBRC 106553 containing:
- the glyQ gene encoding glycine--tRNA ligase subunit alpha gives rise to the protein MSQTKPAVRTFQDLILALQQYWAEQGCVVLQPYDMEVGAGTFHTATFLRAIGPETWNAAYVQPSRRPTDGRYGENPNRLQHYYQFQVVLKPNPENFQELYLGSLKAIGIDPLVHDIRFVEDNWESPTLGAWGLGWEIWLNGMEVTQFTYFQQVGGIECYPVTGEITYGLERLAMYIQGVDSVYDLVWADGPFGKVSYGDVFHQNEVEQSTYNFEHANVPKLFELFDFYESEANRLIELELPLPTYEMVLKASHTFNLLDARRAISVTERQRYILRVRTLARAVAQSYLQARARLGFPMATPELRDEVLAKLEAQE
- a CDS encoding DNA-3-methyladenine glycosylase I translates to MARCFWCNDDPLYIAYHDTEWGVPLRDPAALFELLLLEGFQAGLSWITVLKKRQRYREVLFGFDPKRLAVMSDEEIEKLMQDPGIVRNLLKLKAARTNAQAWLRQEDPVALLWSFVGGKPKVNHFSGRGDVPAVTAEAEAMSRALKKAGFTFVGPTICYAFMQASGMVMDHTTDCDRYRELTSG
- a CDS encoding lysophospholipid acyltransferase — translated: MDKLKGALIVGFLRLFAMLPWRAVQAVGAAIGWLMWKLPNRSRDVVRINLSKCFPEWSPAELDARVGQSLQDIGKTFTESACAWIWPAEKSIGLVREVEGLEVLREALASGKGVVGITSHLGNWEVLNHFYCAQCKPIIFYRPPKLKAVDDLLQKQRVQLGNRVAPSTKEGILSVIKEVRKGGAVGIPADPEPSLSAGVFVPFLGTLALTSKFVPGMLAGGKARGVFLHALRLPDGSGFKVILEAAPEGMYSENVEEGVAAMSQVVEKYVRAYPTQYMWSMKRFKKRPEGEKKWY
- a CDS encoding PilZ domain-containing protein, which gives rise to MANQRQYPRTPMRCRIKISHPNFGELIAQTRDLSDGGVYVRHPDLAALPVGSIVRGQVQDLPMEAPILEMEVMRVDAEGAGLRFLAS
- a CDS encoding SDR family NAD(P)-dependent oxidoreductase; amino-acid sequence: MSQHEFENRLAVVTGASSGIGLAVVERLLERGARVLAMSRGQGELAALQPRFGDQLQWQAGDVTQPADRAALAQLARDFGPVDFVVPNAGIARLADGLETSAFDGQWAVNGAGALDTLAALENQLAAPASVVFIGTFLSQVSFPGLAAYIASKAALKAHMRTLAVEMAPRGVRLNMVSPGPTDTSIWSSLGLADEALAAVAGSVSQRLLGGRFLEPGAVADAILFLLSQAARGLHGQDLVVDAGYTLS
- a CDS encoding tetratricopeptide repeat protein, with amino-acid sequence MLEGLEKMLAKGVDNALLRFGLGKGYLDQGDAAKAAEHLRRCVEQDPKYSAAWKLLGKALETQGDHAAARAAWTDGLAAAQAHGDKQAEKEMTVFLKRLDKRDAAST
- the trkA gene encoding Trk system potassium transporter TrkA; its protein translation is MKIIILGAGQVGGTLAEHLSGEANDITVVDTDGDRLRDLGDRLDIRTVQGRGSFPTVLRQAGADDADMLVAVTNSDEVNMVACQVAYTLFHTPTKIARVREAAYLTRTGLFDNEAIPVDVLISPEQVVTNYIKRLIEYPGALQVIDFAEGKAQLVGVKAYYGGPLVGQELRQIREHMPNVDTRVAAIFRRNRPILPKGDTVIEADDEVFFIAAKAHIRAVMSELRRLEDNYKRVVIAGGGHIGERLAEAIESRYQVKIIEMNPARCRHLSEVLDSTIVLQGSASDRDLLVEENINDADIFLALTNDDEANIMSSLLAKRLGARKVMTIINNPAYVDLVQGGDIDIAISPQLATIGTLLTHVRRGDIVSVHSLRRGAAEAIEAIAHGDAKSSKVVGKMIEDIVLPPGTTIGAIIRDEEVLIAHDDTVIESGDHVILFLVDKKYIRDAERLFQVGLTFF